ATTTTAACTCCATGAAGCATCCTATATAAAATAAAGAATTCACGCATCCTATAATTTGGTTTATTCTTTTAAACACTTTTCCAAACTTTTATTTAATTACCACTGGAGTTATTTGTTCGGCATATCCTGTCTAATATGCCGAACGAGTTCAGACCTTTTCACTTTCCAAGACCTCTACTTAGGTCATTACCATCCGTAATTCTGCACAAGGTTAGTATTTTTATCTATCTCAATTTGAGGAATAGGAAATAAATAATCTTTTTTTGTAAATGTCCTGTTTTGAATTATCACAGTTTTATAAAACACTGCTGCTCCTGCGGCTTGACTATTTACATCTAAACCTGTAGAAGCCAATTCCGCCTGACTTGGCTGAGAATTCAACCCATACATAGGACCGTTATCGACTTGGGTGCCAATCAACCATCTGCGAACATCCCAAAACCGATGATTTTCAAAGGCAAATTCCACCCGCCATTCATTATGAATTCGCGCACGCATCCCATCCTTTGTATTATCATTTGAAATAATGGGTAAAGCCGGCATAGAGACTCTTGCCCTTACCTGATTTACCGCATCAAACACATCTTGGGTCGGCGCATCTTCGTATTCATTCATAGCTTCGGCATAAGCTAAAAGAATTTCCGGATATCTAAAAATAGGATAATTCCTGTTTGCGTTTCCACTCGAGGTTTTGGTATTTACTCTTGGGTCGCACCATTTTCTCCATCCATATCCAGTTACATTATTTGTACCAGATTTAGGCCAACCGTCACTCGCACCATTTGCACTTCCATAGTAAGAATAGATAGTAGTTCTCGGATGGCTAGCAGAATCCCAATATTCTCCATTAAACATAACAGTTGCATAAAAACGGGGATCCCTGTTTTTATACATATTAGATATATTTTTCACACTTCTAAATGCCTTCCCATCCCATAATTTACCATTCCAAAAACCAGTAGAATCATAACCTGAATTAGGATCTGTGATCGGTAAACCATTGCTCATTTCATAAGTATCTACAAAGTTTTGAAAAACGCTCAATTTACCATGCGCCTTCCAAGCTTTTGAATCCTTTCCATTTGGTAAATAGTTAGACTCGACCGTTCTGGTGGCACTAAACATTTTTGGCAAAATCGTTTCATTGTATTCTCTCGAATAAAACAATTGTGCGTAATTATCTATAGGGTTACCAGGGTCAGGGTTGTATAAGGAATATATACCAAGATCCATTACCGCTTTAGCAGCATCTGCTGCAGCTTTCCATTTGTTCTTATCATAGGTCTGTGAAAAGAGTTGCGTCCCATCAGGATTTTTGACGCTAGCATACATTGTATTACCATTGAATAATGGGCTAGCCGCATATAGCAATGTGATTGCTTTTAAGGTTAATGCGGCCC
The Arachidicoccus soli DNA segment above includes these coding regions:
- a CDS encoding RagB/SusD family nutrient uptake outer membrane protein, whose translation is MKKYKIIAIFLLLCGSVSFYGCEKYLNVVPSETISSADVLGNIANAELIWANLYGNTIQDFGLLETGGYNGALLDACTDECMNHWESPVELSFNSGGWSPVSNALGNWTPSYQNIRLANILLENIDNAKIPDDKKDYYSSRIPGYKADTRFLRAMIYFELLRRYGAVPLVKKSYDVSESTDVLNIMRSPVDSVVKFITSECDAAAAVLPLSYSDNPSEVGRITKGAALTLKAITLLYAASPLFNGNTMYASVKNPDGTQLFSQTYDKNKWKAAADAAKAVMDLGIYSLYNPDPGNPIDNYAQLFYSREYNETILPKMFSATRTVESNYLPNGKDSKAWKAHGKLSVFQNFVDTYEMSNGLPITDPNSGYDSTGFWNGKLWDGKAFRSVKNISNMYKNRDPRFYATVMFNGEYWDSASHPRTTIYSYYGSANGASDGWPKSGTNNVTGYGWRKWCDPRVNTKTSSGNANRNYPIFRYPEILLAYAEAMNEYEDAPTQDVFDAVNQVRARVSMPALPIISNDNTKDGMRARIHNEWRVEFAFENHRFWDVRRWLIGTQVDNGPMYGLNSQPSQAELASTGLDVNSQAAGAAVFYKTVIIQNRTFTKKDYLFPIPQIEIDKNTNLVQNYGW